In Leptospira stimsonii, one DNA window encodes the following:
- a CDS encoding bile acid:sodium symporter family protein: MQDLDAVRINFHENGLIFLNILLGLIMFGIALELKLEDFKLLFKKPKASITGIVSQFLLFPLATYLLLWILSPPPGVALGMLLVAACPGGNISNFITSLAKGNTALSISLTAFSSSLAIVATPFNFFFWGNLYPPIHNVLKEIALDPFDVFKTILTILLIPIALGLLTNRFLPKFAVKAERPLKLLSGLIFVAFLVVALAANIEIFLRVIHRVFLYVFLMNSIGFFLGYFFAKIMRLDERDARCISIETGIQNSGLGLVLIFAFFEGQGSMAIIAATWGIWHAIAGVSLAWFWSKRTKNRNA, encoded by the coding sequence ATGCAAGATTTGGACGCGGTCCGGATCAATTTTCATGAGAATGGATTAATATTTCTGAATATACTTCTGGGGTTGATCATGTTCGGAATCGCCCTGGAACTAAAATTAGAAGATTTTAAGCTTCTTTTTAAAAAGCCGAAAGCGTCCATCACCGGAATCGTTTCCCAATTTCTTTTGTTTCCGCTCGCAACCTATCTCCTGCTCTGGATTTTAAGTCCTCCTCCAGGTGTTGCGTTAGGAATGCTTCTTGTCGCCGCCTGTCCCGGCGGTAACATATCCAATTTTATAACCTCGCTCGCGAAAGGCAACACAGCCCTTTCCATTTCACTGACTGCGTTTTCTTCTTCGTTAGCGATCGTTGCGACTCCGTTTAATTTCTTCTTTTGGGGGAATCTTTATCCGCCGATACACAATGTTCTAAAAGAAATCGCACTCGATCCTTTCGACGTATTCAAAACAATTCTAACGATCTTACTGATCCCGATCGCGCTCGGGCTTTTGACAAATCGTTTTTTACCTAAGTTTGCCGTGAAGGCGGAAAGGCCGCTCAAGCTACTTTCCGGACTCATATTCGTCGCGTTTCTCGTTGTTGCACTCGCCGCAAACATTGAAATCTTCTTACGGGTAATCCATCGCGTATTTCTTTACGTTTTTCTAATGAACTCGATCGGCTTTTTTCTGGGCTACTTTTTTGCGAAGATCATGCGACTGGATGAGAGGGATGCAAGATGTATCTCTATCGAAACGGGAATTCAGAATTCAGGTCTTGGTTTGGTTCTGATCTTTGCCTTTTTCGAAGGTCAAGGTAGTATGGCAATCATTGCCGCTACCTGGGGCATCTGGCACGCGATCGCAGGAGTTAGCTTAGCGTGGTTTTGGTCCAAACGAACAAAGAACCGAAACGCTTAG
- a CDS encoding YeeE/YedE family protein: protein MDIDLIELSALRIGNDSQNSGRIAKILSGILFFTILIGAYFFHSQAGYGREFSISILAGSALGFVMQRSRFCFFCNFRDYYQSGDPRGVLGILAAIAISTIGTFAIFDAWIPSPNAGYLPPNAFIGPVHFHLILGGLSFGFGMAISGSCISGHLYRIGEGSFGSISALIGAGFGFILGFLSWNSLYSLWVAEASVVWLPSNLGYAGSLGLILLVLLSAAFWVSKRGAIPEESMYLINPKSRFPASIFEGRWPSWFGGVLVGLISILYYLRVRPIGVTSELGRIARSFGNQFAILPERLYGLDTIAGCATKQEAHSLTINGIFVLSLVAGSFVSSLASDQFKPSVPQLPWLKSSFAFVGGIFLGWGACVSVGCTFGTFFSGISAGSLSGFVFAIGLIPGTLFGSYLLNPKASS, encoded by the coding sequence ATGGACATTGATTTGATCGAACTCAGCGCTTTGCGAATCGGAAACGATTCGCAAAACTCCGGAAGGATTGCAAAGATCCTTTCGGGAATTTTGTTTTTCACGATTCTCATCGGAGCATATTTTTTTCATTCTCAAGCGGGATATGGAAGAGAATTCTCTATCAGTATTCTTGCAGGTTCGGCCCTCGGTTTCGTGATGCAGAGATCGCGGTTCTGTTTTTTCTGCAATTTCCGGGATTATTATCAGAGTGGCGATCCGCGAGGTGTTCTGGGTATTCTTGCGGCGATCGCTATCTCGACGATAGGGACCTTCGCAATTTTTGACGCCTGGATACCTTCGCCAAACGCGGGTTATTTGCCGCCGAACGCTTTCATCGGTCCGGTTCATTTTCATCTCATTTTAGGAGGCCTTTCCTTCGGTTTTGGAATGGCGATTTCGGGTTCCTGTATCAGCGGTCATTTGTATCGAATCGGCGAAGGCTCTTTTGGATCGATTTCCGCGTTGATCGGCGCTGGGTTCGGGTTCATTTTGGGGTTCTTATCATGGAATTCTTTATATAGTCTCTGGGTCGCGGAAGCTTCCGTCGTTTGGTTACCATCTAATCTTGGTTATGCGGGGAGTCTCGGTTTGATTCTTCTTGTCCTTTTGAGCGCGGCTTTTTGGGTTTCCAAGAGAGGAGCGATTCCTGAGGAAAGCATGTATTTAATTAATCCGAAGAGTCGCTTTCCTGCTTCGATCTTCGAAGGTCGTTGGCCTTCCTGGTTTGGGGGCGTTCTCGTTGGATTGATCTCCATTCTATATTATCTCCGAGTGAGGCCGATCGGAGTGACTTCGGAATTGGGAAGAATCGCAAGGTCGTTCGGAAATCAATTCGCTATTCTGCCGGAACGTCTGTACGGTTTGGATACGATCGCCGGATGCGCGACAAAACAAGAGGCACATTCCTTGACGATCAATGGGATCTTTGTTCTTTCCTTGGTTGCGGGTTCGTTCGTTTCCTCATTGGCATCCGATCAATTCAAACCGTCCGTTCCACAACTGCCTTGGCTCAAATCGAGCTTTGCTTTTGTGGGCGGGATTTTTTTGGGATGGGGGGCTTGTGTTTCGGTCGGTTGTACTTTCGGAACTTTTTTCTCCGGGATTTCTGCCGGTTCTCTTTCGGGTTTTGTATTTGCGATCGGCTTAATTCCGGGAACTTTGTTCGGGAGTTATCTTTTAAATCCAAAAGCGTCTTCCTGA
- a CDS encoding rhodanese-related sulfurtransferase yields the protein MANREEKEKETKTKRRPLHNIFGKEILKKRLESENFPRTTLSFYRYVILETVESLRDQLYLEWESLGVLGRIYIAREGINAQLSVPSHNFDKFRENLDSREEFKNMPFKIAVEDDRESFLKLDLKIRKKIVADGLNDDAFDVTNVGTHLSAEEFNRHLESEKTIVVDVRNHYESEIGHFERALLPQSDTFREELQMLLELLHGKEDEKILMYCTGGIRCEKASAWLKHHGYKDVNQLHGGIISYAHEVAEKGLESKFKGKNFVFDGRLQEKIGNEIISTCHQCGQKSDRHVNCANPGCHILFIQCENCSEKFEGCCTEACKTILHLPKEKQKEIRKGKLNDNRFFTKSRIRPKISELYKTQNPFETV from the coding sequence ATGGCAAATCGAGAAGAAAAGGAAAAAGAAACGAAGACCAAAAGACGACCTCTTCATAATATTTTTGGAAAGGAAATTCTTAAAAAACGTCTTGAATCCGAAAATTTTCCGAGAACCACTCTTTCTTTTTATCGTTATGTCATTTTGGAAACAGTAGAATCACTGAGAGACCAACTCTACTTAGAATGGGAATCGCTCGGCGTTTTGGGTCGTATTTATATCGCCAGAGAAGGAATCAACGCGCAACTTTCCGTTCCTTCCCACAATTTTGACAAGTTTCGGGAGAATTTGGATTCAAGAGAAGAATTCAAAAATATGCCGTTTAAGATTGCCGTCGAAGACGATCGAGAATCATTCTTAAAATTGGATCTGAAGATCAGAAAAAAAATCGTTGCGGATGGTCTGAACGATGACGCTTTCGATGTGACTAACGTGGGGACTCATCTTTCCGCTGAGGAATTCAATCGTCATCTGGAATCAGAAAAAACGATCGTAGTCGACGTCAGAAATCATTACGAGAGCGAGATCGGTCATTTCGAAAGAGCACTTTTGCCTCAGTCCGATACGTTTCGAGAAGAACTTCAGATGCTTCTTGAATTGCTACACGGGAAAGAAGATGAGAAAATTCTTATGTATTGCACTGGAGGAATCCGGTGCGAAAAGGCGAGCGCTTGGTTAAAACATCACGGCTATAAGGACGTGAATCAATTGCACGGCGGGATCATCTCGTATGCCCATGAAGTCGCTGAAAAAGGATTGGAGTCCAAATTCAAAGGAAAAAATTTCGTCTTCGACGGGCGTTTACAGGAAAAGATCGGTAACGAAATCATTTCGACCTGTCATCAATGTGGGCAAAAAAGCGATCGTCACGTCAACTGCGCAAATCCCGGGTGCCATATTCTTTTTATACAGTGCGAGAATTGCTCAGAAAAATTCGAAGGGTGTTGTACGGAAGCATGTAAAACGATTTTACATTTACCGAAAGAAAAACAAAAAGAAATCCGGAAAGGAAAGCTGAACGACAATCGGTTTTTTACGAAATCGCGCATCCGTCCTAAGATTTCCGAGCTCTATAAAACCCAAAATCCTTTTGAAACCGTCTAA
- the typA gene encoding translational GTPase TypA: MEIRNIAIIAHVDHGKTTLLDGILRQTGAVTAKEDTDRIMDSNDLEKEKGITIKAKNTAVVYKGTRINVVDTPGHADFGGEVERVLSTADSCLLLVDAFDGPMPQTRFVLGKSLQLGHKPILVINKIDRPGARPEAVVDMVFDLFSDLGATDEQLDFPIVYASAKQGWAVNNLSESPGTNLDPLLDTVLSHVPPVQADNEAPLQFQVTSLDYNDYVGRIAVGKIYAGKMALGMNVIQLAAKKSDTAAPADTTLFRITKLYNFEGLRRNEVNTAEAGDIIAIAGLPDVFIGDTICEPGKPAPRPAIEVEEPTVSMYFMVNNSPFAGKEGKFVTTRNIRERLDRELETNVAMRLEETEDKDRFKVLGRGELHLSVLIETMRREGFEIQVSRPEVILKSNEQGQKLEPYEYLVMDIPDQFTGQIISELNRRKGELQLMDAHPSGMTRVEFVIPTRGIIGFRGYFISETRGEGVMSSRFLRFDVYKGEIPGRKNGALISMDSGESTAYALWKIQERGELVIGPNTAVYPGMIIGIHSRENDLEVNPVKEKKLSNVRSSGADEAIRLIPPRKFSLEQNIEFLDDDELLEVTPQSLRLRKKYLDANMRKRNK, encoded by the coding sequence ATGGACTCCAATGACCTCGAAAAGGAAAAAGGAATCACGATCAAAGCAAAGAACACTGCCGTCGTTTACAAGGGAACCAGAATCAACGTCGTAGACACCCCAGGCCACGCGGATTTCGGCGGGGAAGTGGAACGCGTTCTCTCCACTGCGGATTCTTGTCTTCTTCTTGTGGATGCGTTTGACGGACCGATGCCTCAGACACGTTTTGTTCTCGGAAAATCCCTTCAACTCGGACACAAACCGATTCTCGTCATCAATAAGATCGATCGTCCCGGAGCAAGACCGGAAGCCGTTGTAGATATGGTTTTTGACCTTTTCTCAGACTTGGGCGCGACCGATGAGCAGTTGGATTTTCCGATTGTCTATGCTTCCGCAAAACAAGGCTGGGCGGTGAACAACCTCAGCGAATCTCCGGGCACGAATCTGGACCCACTTTTGGATACGGTCCTTAGCCACGTCCCTCCGGTTCAAGCAGACAACGAAGCACCTCTTCAATTCCAAGTGACTTCTCTGGATTATAACGACTACGTAGGAAGAATCGCAGTCGGAAAGATCTACGCCGGAAAGATGGCGCTCGGGATGAACGTGATTCAATTGGCCGCAAAAAAATCGGACACTGCGGCGCCTGCGGACACGACTCTCTTTCGTATTACAAAATTATACAACTTCGAAGGTCTGAGAAGAAACGAAGTGAACACCGCAGAAGCCGGTGATATCATCGCGATCGCGGGTCTTCCCGATGTCTTTATCGGAGATACGATCTGCGAACCGGGAAAACCGGCTCCGAGACCGGCGATCGAAGTCGAAGAGCCGACCGTTTCGATGTATTTTATGGTAAACAATTCTCCTTTTGCTGGAAAGGAAGGAAAGTTCGTAACCACTCGGAATATCCGGGAACGTTTGGATCGCGAATTGGAAACCAACGTAGCGATGAGATTGGAAGAAACCGAAGACAAGGATCGTTTTAAGGTTCTCGGGCGCGGAGAACTTCATTTATCGGTCTTGATCGAAACCATGAGAAGGGAAGGATTCGAGATCCAAGTATCCCGTCCAGAAGTAATCTTAAAGTCCAACGAACAAGGTCAGAAATTAGAACCTTACGAGTATTTGGTGATGGACATCCCGGATCAGTTTACCGGACAAATTATCTCCGAGCTCAACCGTAGAAAAGGGGAGCTCCAATTGATGGACGCGCATCCCTCCGGAATGACTCGCGTAGAATTCGTAATTCCGACTCGAGGAATCATCGGCTTTAGAGGATACTTTATTTCTGAAACCCGCGGAGAAGGTGTAATGTCGTCTCGCTTTCTACGTTTTGACGTATACAAAGGAGAAATTCCGGGTCGTAAGAATGGCGCTCTTATCTCGATGGATTCTGGAGAATCGACCGCATACGCTCTCTGGAAGATTCAAGAACGGGGAGAATTGGTGATCGGTCCGAATACGGCCGTATATCCCGGAATGATCATCGGTATTCATTCTCGCGAGAACGATCTTGAAGTGAATCCCGTAAAAGAGAAAAAGCTGAGTAACGTTCGTTCCTCCGGAGCGGATGAAGCAATTCGTCTAATTCCTCCGAGAAAGTTTTCTCTTGAACAGAACATCGAATTCTTAGACGACGATGAACTTCTCGAAGTAACCCCGCAGAGTTTACGTCTTCGTAAGAAGTATCTCGACGCAAACATGCGTAAACGGAACAAATAA
- a CDS encoding acyltransferase family protein: protein MKAFIKDIWFHRESEIRSLNGLRAFAIILVILNHYALVWEELGTFHSESFFWSGVDLSFVLSGFLISLGLWNDWTRNGKINFKSFFLKRTLRIFPAYFIFLLISLTFLFIALKVAQKSEMIQQSNRLSLSLMNSWGDFVFLGNYFQGFNIHTWSLSMEEQFYLVFPFLCAWLLFKRDPKVRQCLLWILLLVPTLTRFWIYSKTVYPSSPEYFQEIYFPFHTRFDSIVIGVIAMDIYMNHKSIVETLKQNDLVFYCSLFFFFSLLATAHWIHEEMNTILNHTIKYNFLNIGFAGILMLSVVRFEGFLHRFLSLRLFVPISRLSYTIYLWHLVLIGVAISILGIKSEPESTFVFFSQFAIVFLLIILFAVPLYILIEYPFQRLRSKLIAK from the coding sequence ATGAAAGCTTTTATTAAAGACATTTGGTTTCATAGAGAATCGGAGATTCGATCTCTCAATGGACTTCGGGCTTTCGCAATTATCTTAGTGATTTTAAATCATTATGCGCTCGTTTGGGAAGAATTGGGGACGTTTCATTCAGAATCTTTCTTTTGGTCTGGTGTGGATTTGTCTTTTGTTTTGAGCGGTTTTCTGATCTCTCTGGGGCTATGGAACGATTGGACGCGAAACGGAAAGATCAATTTTAAATCGTTCTTTCTCAAAAGAACTCTTCGTATCTTTCCCGCCTATTTTATCTTTCTCTTGATCAGTCTTACTTTTTTGTTCATTGCTTTGAAAGTTGCTCAGAAGTCAGAGATGATCCAACAATCAAATCGATTGAGCTTGTCTCTGATGAATTCTTGGGGGGACTTTGTTTTCCTGGGAAACTATTTCCAGGGATTCAATATACATACTTGGTCCTTGTCGATGGAAGAGCAGTTTTATCTGGTTTTTCCGTTTCTCTGCGCTTGGCTTCTATTTAAAAGAGATCCAAAAGTAAGACAATGTCTTTTGTGGATTCTTCTTTTGGTGCCGACATTGACTCGTTTTTGGATCTATTCGAAGACCGTCTATCCTTCCTCACCGGAATACTTCCAGGAAATTTACTTTCCGTTTCATACTCGATTTGATTCGATCGTGATCGGAGTAATCGCGATGGACATTTATATGAATCATAAGTCCATCGTCGAAACGTTAAAACAAAACGATCTCGTCTTTTATTGTAGTTTATTCTTCTTCTTTTCCCTTTTAGCAACCGCCCATTGGATTCACGAGGAAATGAATACGATTCTGAATCATACGATCAAATATAATTTTCTGAATATAGGTTTTGCCGGTATTTTGATGCTTTCGGTCGTTCGGTTCGAAGGATTTCTGCATCGGTTTTTGAGTTTGAGATTGTTCGTTCCCATATCCAGATTGAGTTATACGATCTACCTCTGGCATTTGGTTTTGATCGGCGTTGCCATTTCGATTCTCGGAATTAAATCGGAGCCGGAATCAACGTTTGTATTCTTTTCTCAATTTGCGATTGTGTTTCTTTTGATTATCTTATTTGCGGTTCCGCTCTACATTTTGATCGAGTATCCGTTTCAAAGACTTCGATCTAAATTGATTGCGAAGTAA
- a CDS encoding sulfurtransferase, with protein sequence MKKRWLNFSFILLIPFTSVLAGPDDVLVTTEWLSQNLENPKVRIIEVSVDPGVYEKGHIKGALNFRWHTDLVDQPRRDIVSAEKFSKLLSQSGISNDSTVVLYGDNNNWFATWGAWIFSLYGHKDVRILNGGRKKWELDKKPFSTETPSVAASTYKISQENKKLRAKLPDVLKAVDSKGKTVLLDIRSPDEYSGKIIAPAGIQELAIRAGHVPGAINVPWAKAVNQDDGTFKSVADLKKIYSEVGVDGTKPVIVYCRIGERSSHSWFVLSKLLGYDAKQYDGSWTEYGNAVGVPIDNPTGTVWTGK encoded by the coding sequence ATGAAAAAACGTTGGTTGAACTTTAGTTTCATTCTTCTCATTCCGTTTACATCGGTTTTGGCTGGCCCGGACGATGTTCTCGTGACTACCGAGTGGCTTTCACAAAATCTCGAAAATCCGAAGGTTCGGATTATTGAAGTGAGCGTAGATCCCGGAGTGTACGAAAAGGGGCATATCAAGGGAGCTTTGAATTTCCGTTGGCATACGGATCTTGTAGATCAACCCAGAAGAGATATCGTTTCGGCGGAGAAATTTTCAAAACTACTTTCTCAATCCGGAATTTCAAACGATTCGACAGTGGTTCTTTATGGCGATAATAACAACTGGTTTGCGACCTGGGGAGCTTGGATCTTTTCTCTTTACGGTCATAAGGACGTTCGTATCTTAAACGGCGGTCGTAAAAAATGGGAATTGGATAAAAAACCGTTTTCAACGGAAACACCGAGCGTGGCCGCCTCCACTTATAAGATTTCTCAAGAGAATAAGAAGTTAAGAGCAAAACTTCCGGACGTATTGAAAGCAGTTGATTCGAAAGGTAAGACGGTCCTTCTCGACATTCGTTCTCCAGATGAATACAGCGGTAAGATCATCGCTCCCGCAGGAATTCAAGAGCTCGCAATTCGGGCGGGACACGTTCCAGGCGCGATCAATGTTCCTTGGGCGAAAGCAGTGAATCAGGACGACGGCACTTTTAAATCCGTTGCCGACTTAAAGAAAATTTATTCCGAAGTCGGAGTCGATGGAACAAAGCCGGTTATCGTATATTGCAGAATCGGAGAACGTTCTAGCCACTCTTGGTTTGTTCTTTCCAAATTACTCGGTTACGACGCAAAACAATACGACGGTTCATGGACCGAATACGGAAATGCAGTGGGCGTACCTATTGATAATCCGACCGGTACCGTGTGGACCGGCAAATAG
- a CDS encoding LIC12353 family lipoprotein, whose product MKFTYIHILILLYTFSFISCVGNLKGKPTPPDPNLSGLYLSSETGEWDKDGKLKIEVLSIFPKSNGELAFERKTIVRLSFVASDNREEWRIRSGGVVTSQNEILLQESLYQEYHVLHMGARESDPKKWKLNEMGAPAKVREVGNVTSSGNLLGEMSPDGRELKFSKAIYRKIGNAFLGRITTTVNQKKLTLDNEISGVVFYKGGENVEDRIVAVFSKTDFIRPGMTFLVGNEKVPCKIIEVFQQSATLEPISKKNLSVVIGDPVLLEGNVDYKAINKRATADELIRKLKSDPNVSKEELIREIEKLKNER is encoded by the coding sequence ATGAAATTCACGTACATCCATATTCTTATTTTATTATATACTTTTTCGTTTATCAGTTGTGTCGGTAACCTAAAAGGAAAGCCCACTCCTCCGGATCCGAATCTAAGCGGGCTTTATCTTTCCTCGGAAACAGGCGAATGGGACAAAGATGGAAAGCTCAAGATCGAAGTTCTTAGCATCTTTCCAAAATCAAACGGGGAGCTTGCGTTTGAAAGGAAAACGATCGTGCGTCTTTCTTTTGTCGCAAGCGACAATAGGGAAGAATGGAGAATTCGATCCGGCGGGGTCGTGACGAGTCAAAACGAAATCCTGCTTCAGGAATCCTTATATCAAGAATATCACGTTCTCCATATGGGCGCCAGAGAATCCGATCCGAAAAAATGGAAGCTCAACGAAATGGGAGCGCCGGCAAAAGTTAGGGAAGTCGGGAACGTTACTTCGAGCGGAAATCTTTTGGGAGAAATGTCGCCGGACGGAAGGGAGTTGAAATTTTCCAAGGCAATCTATCGAAAGATCGGAAACGCCTTTTTAGGAAGAATCACGACTACGGTAAACCAGAAAAAACTAACCTTGGACAATGAAATTTCCGGAGTCGTCTTCTATAAGGGCGGAGAGAACGTAGAGGATAGAATCGTGGCCGTATTTTCCAAAACCGATTTTATACGCCCCGGAATGACCTTCCTTGTCGGAAATGAAAAAGTCCCATGCAAGATCATAGAAGTTTTTCAACAATCTGCGACCTTAGAACCTATTTCTAAAAAGAATCTTTCCGTCGTCATCGGAGATCCGGTCCTTTTGGAAGGGAATGTGGATTATAAAGCGATCAACAAAAGAGCAACTGCGGATGAATTGATTCGAAAATTAAAATCAGATCCGAACGTAAGCAAAGAAGAATTGATCAGAGAGATCGAAAAGTTAAAGAACGAAAGATGA
- a CDS encoding TauD/TfdA family dioxygenase yields the protein MATKTLTKPKVKRKTQSKPKSKSIVSKKTNAKSDSSLQKGFLDPKNPLPVVYQPKSLDQADKSSLIQWIKSNKRTLTDDLKEYGAILFRGFNVESPQDFEDVILNVDPNLKNNYLGTSPRNQITKYAFTATELPPAYPIMQHAEMSFLDSPPRKLFFFCGEAPGKFGETPITDLRKVLQEVPQSIRDKFEKEKIQYSRVYNGPSNQSRFQFWKTKRWDEMFQTQNRDEVEKISKKQNFKVEWFGEDNLRLINTTLAIRKHPEFKTPAWHNHSQVFHIDAARKEYWYIFARQKTIRVFFIGIALEVLTLIKKLTTKKEYLDTHCSYGNGEEITLDELVQIQDVFWKNISLFSWQNGDVLVIDNYSISHGRHPFSGPRKIYVAWAD from the coding sequence ATGGCTACAAAAACTCTTACTAAACCGAAGGTAAAAAGAAAAACACAATCCAAGCCGAAATCGAAGTCGATCGTTTCAAAAAAGACGAACGCAAAATCCGATTCTTCCTTACAAAAAGGTTTCTTAGATCCTAAGAATCCGCTTCCGGTCGTTTATCAACCGAAATCGTTGGATCAAGCGGACAAGTCTTCTTTGATCCAATGGATCAAGTCCAACAAACGTACGTTAACTGATGATCTGAAGGAATACGGCGCGATCCTATTCCGAGGTTTTAACGTAGAATCACCGCAGGATTTCGAAGACGTGATTTTAAACGTAGATCCGAATCTAAAAAATAATTATCTGGGAACTTCCCCCCGTAATCAAATTACAAAATACGCTTTCACAGCGACGGAACTTCCTCCCGCTTATCCGATCATGCAACACGCAGAGATGAGCTTTTTAGATTCTCCTCCTCGAAAACTTTTTTTCTTTTGCGGAGAAGCGCCCGGTAAATTCGGAGAAACTCCGATCACCGATCTTCGAAAGGTATTACAAGAAGTTCCTCAATCGATCCGTGATAAATTCGAAAAAGAAAAAATTCAGTATTCCAGAGTTTACAACGGACCTTCGAATCAATCACGTTTTCAGTTCTGGAAAACGAAACGATGGGATGAAATGTTCCAGACACAAAATCGGGACGAAGTGGAGAAAATTTCCAAAAAGCAAAATTTCAAGGTGGAATGGTTCGGTGAAGATAATCTTCGTCTGATTAACACGACCCTTGCGATTCGTAAACATCCCGAATTCAAAACTCCGGCTTGGCACAATCATTCTCAGGTTTTTCATATCGACGCCGCTAGAAAAGAATATTGGTATATCTTCGCTCGTCAAAAAACGATTCGTGTTTTTTTTATCGGAATCGCTCTGGAAGTTCTAACTCTTATCAAAAAACTTACTACAAAAAAAGAATATCTAGATACGCATTGCAGTTACGGGAACGGAGAAGAAATTACTTTGGATGAACTCGTTCAAATCCAAGACGTTTTCTGGAAAAATATTTCTTTGTTCTCTTGGCAAAACGGAGACGTCCTGGTGATCGATAACTATTCCATCTCTCACGGAAGACATCCATTTTCCGGCCCAAGAAAAATATACGTTGCTTGGGCGGATTGA
- a CDS encoding DNA alkylation repair protein, which yields MKDSPVIPKAESVQRALQELGDPVKADFLSGYFKTGPGDYAEGDIFLGITVPIQRKIAKRYEGLPLKEIEILLRSPIHEERLTSLFILCDQFEKAEEKERKQLHQFYVKNLKYVNNWDLVDLSSRILIGEYLIDKDRSLLYQLVESKNLWERRVSILSTYAFIRRNDFKEILKIAKILLKDKEDLIHKAVGWMLREVGNRDKKPEIDFLDRYASIMPRTMLRYAIEKFPETLKKKYRNAGKKSKPTPKKKVAKTKSRSSKIKTEEKQKDTLPSKR from the coding sequence ATGAAAGATTCACCGGTTATTCCAAAAGCGGAAAGTGTTCAGAGGGCATTACAAGAATTAGGCGATCCGGTCAAAGCCGATTTTCTTTCCGGCTATTTTAAAACGGGACCGGGTGATTACGCCGAAGGAGATATCTTTCTCGGAATCACCGTTCCCATTCAGAGAAAAATCGCCAAACGATACGAAGGTCTTCCGTTAAAGGAAATCGAAATTCTGTTACGTTCTCCTATACACGAAGAAAGATTGACCTCTCTCTTTATCCTTTGCGATCAATTTGAAAAAGCAGAAGAAAAGGAACGAAAACAACTTCATCAATTTTATGTAAAGAATCTAAAGTATGTAAACAACTGGGATTTGGTCGATTTGAGCTCAAGAATCTTGATCGGCGAATATCTGATCGACAAAGACCGCTCTCTTTTGTATCAACTTGTGGAATCGAAAAATCTATGGGAAAGAAGAGTTTCGATTCTTTCCACTTACGCTTTTATCCGACGAAACGATTTCAAAGAGATTCTAAAAATCGCGAAGATACTCTTGAAAGACAAAGAGGATCTCATTCACAAAGCCGTCGGCTGGATGCTTCGGGAAGTCGGAAATCGGGACAAAAAACCGGAAATCGATTTCTTGGATCGTTATGCCTCGATTATGCCGAGAACGATGCTACGTTATGCGATCGAAAAATTTCCGGAAACTCTCAAAAAGAAATATAGGAACGCCGGGAAAAAATCGAAACCGACTCCTAAGAAAAAAGTTGCGAAAACAAAATCGAGGTCATCGAAAATAAAAACCGAAGAAAAACAAAAAGATACTTTACCCTCAAAAAGATAA